The genome window TTTCAAATTCGCTTATCAGAAAATCCGTGTACTCCTCAAGGTCATTATCCAGCTGTTTTCTGTTCAAATTACAGAATGAACAGATTTTATCACAAAAAGGAGTGTGAATATACAAAATTCCTGTTTCATTTTTTGGTTCTGAATCAAAAAGAACTTTCACCTCATCCGGAGCTACCATTCTTTTTGAAGCCTTAAATTTCGTCCCAATGATTGATTTTACATCATGATGTGACTTAAAACGCTTTTCAAACATATTTTTCCTTTCTCTCTATCTTCATCTGCTTTATTTCATATTTTCATGTCCTCTGCCAAGTTTATCCGAAGTAAGCTGTTCCATTTCACCGTTTTCAGATATTGTATATGCCTGTCCGAATCCTTTTACAAAGCTTCCTTCAAGAAGTACCAGTTCCACAAGATGAAAATCAGTCATATCTCTCATTACCTTCATTGTACTTCCTGCTTTTTCTTCAAAAGCATCCATTATTTCCCCGAATTTTTCATCTCTTTCAAGGAAAACAGCACGGGCATTGAATCTCACACGTTGTCTTGCAGTAATGGCTTTGGCTTTTGCCTCATCTTCCAAAAATAAAAGTTCAAGTTTTCCGTTACTTCTCAAATTATCATAGTGTGCACCTATTTTACTGATATAAATATAATTCTTATCTTCATGTCTTAAGTAAGGAGCATATGTTACATTCGGATTATTTTCCGCATTTACAGTCCCTAATACTACAGAACCAAACTCAGAAATAAATTTTACTGCCTCATTTACTGTTTTTTTTTCTTCCCCCAAAGCCGCTCTGGCTGTTTTTAACATACTTATTAATTCAATTCTCACTTCGGCAAGTTCTGTATCTTTAGTAAAAGGTACAAAAACCTCCTCAGCTTCATTAACCAGAATTTTCATTCCTTTATTATCTACATCAAGCATTTTTGCATTATTTACATTTTCTTTTCCGTTATGGTGTCTTACCAGAACCATAAGAGCATCCATATGATCTTCATTCATATGATTTATTATTGAATTTTTCATTTTATCACTCCTGTTCTATTCGGCAAGAGTATATGTAATTGTTACACTGCATTTTGTAATTGTTTTGTCTATTACATTTACTCTTATTCCGCTTGCTGCATTTCTTGCCAGTTTCTGTGCTTCGGCATTTCCACCGCTGACTCCTGAAATATTCAAATTACCGTTTGCAGTAAAAGATGCACTCACAGAAACTCTTGTTCCAGATGGTATGGTCAATGTCTGGGCTCTGGTTAATTTGATTTTGGGATTCGATACCATTTTGTAGCCTTTCCCTTTGACACAACCATATGTTTTACCTGAATTCGAACCAGTTCCTGTGCCTGTACTTGCTCCAGTCCCGCTGCCTGTCCCTGTTCCTTTTCCAGTACCTGTTCCCCCGCCGGTTCCACTGCCGCTGCCAGTTCCTGTACCTGTGCTTGTTCCGCTGCCGCTGCCTTTTTCTGAGCCGGTATTTCCTGACGCTGAAACAGAGTCTGAAGTTTTACTGCTTTTATCGGAAACTGATTCTGAAACAGATGATTTTTGGTTATTTGTCGAAACCTCTTTTACAGTCTCTTTTATCTGTTTGTTATCTTTAATTTTTTCCTGTTGTTGAACCACTTGTTTCTCTTCTGTCCGAGGGCTGCCTCCACTGCCTCCACCGCCCCCGGCGGACTCTGTACTGCCACTGCCTTCATCCTCTGCTATGGTTTCCACACTTTCAAGGCTTACGGCTATTATATTATCCCCTGAATCGGCTGCTGCTTTCTGTGCTATGGGAATAAACAATACTATGACAGTTAATATAATTGAAATCACATAAAATTTCATTTTATACCTCTACTTTAAATTTTTGATTTCTTCATACAGGTTCATAGTTTCATCCACTATTCTGGGCGAACCTCTAAGCAGAGCCTGTGAGTTTACTTTTATTATGTTTTTATTCTTTACTGCATTTATATCTTTTAACTGAGGATTGGCAACCAGTATTTCATCTTCACTGTTCACTCCCAGTCCTATAAGAAGAAAATCAGGATTTTCATCTATAATATATTCCGGAGTAAGTATTGGTCTTTCTCCGCTTACTTTATCCGTTAGATTTTCCACACCATAAAGTTTCAAAACTTCTCCGGGCAGTGATTTATCACCAAAAGCCATCATAGGCGACGACGAGTAAATAAAAGCTCCTTTTTTATTAAGAGGTTCTGATTTTTTTATTTCTTCTAGTTTCCCCTTTTTTTCTGCAATTATTTTCTGTGCTTCTTCTTCTTTGCCGATTAATTTTGCCACTTCAAGAAAATTATTAAATATATCATCAAAGCTGTTTGCCGGGAATGATGCGGTTTTTATCCCGTGCGGCTCTAGATCTTTAGCCAGTCCTGTGGAATGTATACTCAACACCACTAAATCAGGTGAGAAAGATATTATTTTCTCCAATGACGGCTTTGCCAAAGTTCCCACATCAGGAAGATCCTTTGTCTTATCCTCAGGCCATATTCCAGTAGTCTGTGAATGTGCCACTGCCACTATCTTATCTTCTGCCCCTAAAAGGTACAGCATTTCTACTACTGCCGGATCCAGCACAACTATTTTTTTATATACTGTAGTTTCTTTTGCAGCTTCTTCTTTTGTTCCTGATTCTTTTCCGCAGGAAATTAGTCCCAGTGTTCCCAAAACTACAATAAGAAACATTATTACTCTCTTTTTGTACATCTCTTCCTCCTTTTTCTATTCCGATGCTATATCATTATCAGATATAACACCGATTTATAACTTATGCGGTAATACATAAGGATAATCCCCGTTATTTACTATTTCACATTTGAAACCGTATATTTCCTCCAATACCTCTGATGTAAAAAGTTCTGTTGGAGTTCCTGTATATCTTACTTTGCCGTCTTTTAAAAATATAATATTATCACAGTACATTGCCGCAAGATTAAGATCATGAAGTACCATTACACCAGTGAGCTTTCCCTCTTTTACAAAATGGGAGGTAAGTCTCATTATCTCAAGGGCATAATTAATGTCAAGAGCTGATGTAGGCTCATCCAGAAGCAGAATTTCCGGCTCCTGAACCAATGCTCTTGCCAGAAGAACTCTTTGGAATTCTCCTCCTGACAATGAAAATGCAGACCTGTTTCTGAATTTTTCCAGTTTAAGTATTCTTATTACGTCGTTTACTATTTTATTATCCTTTTCCTCAAAGCCTGCCCAGCTGTTTTTCATATGTGCTACTCTGCCCATATAAATAACATCTTCCACTGTAAGCGGCATGGAAAGAGACGATTTCTGCGGTACAAACCCCAGTGTTTTTGCCAGTTCTTTCTGCTTGTATTCTTTTATATTTTTATCTTTAATTTCTATAATGCCGTTTTCCGGCTGTAAATATCTCAGTATATTCTTAAGAAGCGTCGACTTTCCGCAGCCGTTAGGGCCGAGAATTCCGGTAAACTCTCCTTTTTTTATATCAATGTTTATGTCATTCAGAATGCTGTTATTATTATAGCTGAATGACAGCTTATCCACTCTTATATTGTGTTTCACTTTTTATCCTCCCTTTTTACTTCTCATAGCAAGATATAAAAAGAACGGTGCGCCGAAAAACGACGTAACGACTCCGATTGGTACTTCCACAGGTGCAATTATGGTTCTTCCAATAGTATCACAAAAAAGCAGAAAAACTCCGCCTCCCAGGGAAGCAAGGGGTATCAGCTTTGTATTGCTGCTGCTCTTAGTTAAAAGTCTCATCGTATGCGGAACTATTAACCCCACGAAACCTATCATTCCTGTAAATGCTACAGAAAATCCCACAATTAACGAAGAAACTATCAGCATTCTTTTTTTCAGTTTTTCCACATTTACTCCCAAGGCATGCGCTTCTTCATCTCCGCTGAGAAGCAGATCCAGCTCATGTCTTTTGGCAAAGAAATAAAATACGGATACCATCAGAGGAAACAGCAGAATTACTATTTTCGACCATGAAGCCGATCCCAGATATCCCATCATCCATGTTACTATCTTAAATGAATTCTCTCCTATAAGGTACATTGCAAAAGATGTAAAGGCTCCCAGAAAAGACGATATTGCAATTCCGATTATCAGAAGTGTCGTAATATCAGACTTATTTCCGGATTTTGATAATTTGAAAATGATAAGAGAAACTACCACAGATGTTACAAAAGCCAAAACACCATACATAATATCAGGCAAATTAAAGACAAAGGCTAGTACCGCCCCGAAAGTGGCACTAGCTGCTATACCTATTATATAAGGATCCGCAAGAGGATTTTGAAAAACTGTCTGTACTACTGTTCCCGAACTGGATAACAGCATTCCTATAAGTACAGCCATCAAAATCCTTGGAAGCCTTACATTTACCAGTATTGTCTTCATTGATTCACTTAAGTCTCCCCCCATTCCCAGAAAGTATTTCACGATTCCTGTTTTTGGAATCAGAACACTTCCTGTGGAAAGAGAAAATATAGAAATCATAAACAACAGAACTATCAAGATAACATAAATCTTTCTAGTACTAGAATGCATATCTCACTCCTACATAATAATTGATCTCGTCTGCCGGTTTGTACTCAGTTACACCTGTGCTTGTACTAGTACTTTGGTATGTATTATACTTTTCATTGAAAAGATTGTTTACTCCGGCTATAATTCCGATTCCGTTTTCAAAGTCATAACTTACTACGAAATCTGTAGTGCTGTACGCATCTATTCTTTTTCCTGCAGCATCTTCTGCTTTTCCGTAGTAGTTAAAGTTTAATCCGGCATTTAGATTTTTGATAATTTCATATTTTACTCCTATAGTAGCTTTCATATCTGAAACATAAGGAATATTTTGTCCTTTTTTGCTTCCAGAAGTTATTTCAGCATCTATATAAGCTATTGATTCATTTATCGTAACAGGCCCGAAGTACTGCTCTGCAAATGCTTCGATTCCGTATCTTTCTGTTTCGTCAAGGTTATAGAATTCCCATCCTACACCATGTCCGCTTGTGAATACCTGCGAAATTTCATCTTTTGTTTTTGTATAGAATCCTGTTAATGAAACATATGAACCAAATACCACATCTTTCATACCTATTTCATATGTATCATAAGTTTCAGATTTCAGATCATTTAAGTAATATCCTGTTAAAGGATTTTTGTTTGTAAGCTGTGTCGGCGTAGGTGACAGGAATCCATGCTCATATCTTGCATATACGTTTCCTGTACCTCTGTACAGATAATTCAAAGCTAATTCCCATGCACTGTTACTGTCATTATCATCTTTGTTAAGCGAATAAGTACCGTCTGATCTGTCTATGCTGTATTTAGCCCATTCTTCTCTGAATCCTGCGATGATCTGTAAGTTATCCAGAATATTATGCTTTTCTAAGATGTACACACTGTTTGTCACTTTTCCAAGATCTACGTCTGTTTTACTCATTGTTGCACCTGATGCAAGTATCGAGTGGCTTTGTCTTTTCATATCATTGTCTAAGTAGTTATATCCTACGATTAATTCCCCTCTTGAGTAATTATATTTACCTTTTAGGTTTATACCGAATTTCTCGTCATCAAATAATCCGTTTGAAGTATAAGATATTGATCCCATTTTAGCATTCTGTTTTGTCTTAGTTTCATCTTCCTGCCAGTATGCAGTAGCATCGATTCTAAGATTATCAAGTACATTTATTCCATAATCAAGTACGAATTCTGTTCTTGTTTCATCATAATCTGTAAGTGATGAACCTGACTGCTGTCTGTCCTGATCCATCTGAGCCTGCGTAAGAGACCCTACTGATGTTCCGTCTTCTGTAAATCTGCTTCCTTTGAATGTTAATGTCTGTCTGTCAGTAATGTCATATCTGATTCCTGCTGCCCAGTAGTCATTTCTGAATTCTTCCTTGTCTCTGTATCCGTGTGAATCTCTTCCGCTGTAGTCAAAGTTCAGGTATAACTGGTCATTTACTTTGAATCCCAGATAAGCATTAGCATTCTTATCATAGTGAGAACCATATTCCGCACCTATTTTCCCGCCTGTTTCAGTAGGTTTTTTAGTAATGATATTTACTACTCCCCCTACAGTTCCGTTTCCGTAAAGTACAGCTCCTCCTCCGGGAATTATTTCTATTCTTTCAATGTTAGATACTGCTATTGTATTAATAGGAGTAACTCCGTGAGAAGTATCAAGAAGATTCATCATTACCCCGTCCACAAGTACCTTTACTTTTGATACGGCTTTATCTCCCTGACCTCTTATGTCTATACTTGCTCCCCCGCCGGCATCTACGAATGTAACACCCGGTGCGTCGCTAAGAACTTCCTGAAGGTTCTTATACCCTTTCTTCTCTATATCATCTTTTGAAATTACAGTAACATTTTTTACCTGTTCCTTTACTGTACTTTCAAAACCTGTAGTTGTTGTTATATTTTCGTCCAGCCTGATTTCACCTGTAACGACAACATCTTCGTTAGCATTTGCAAGTAAAGCAATAGCCAATAAACTTAAAATTGCAATTTTCTTAAACATTTTTCCTCCTATATAAATTTTTATTATACACCTGTAGATTGTATATTAAGATTAATATCCTTTATCCCCGCATTTTTCAATTTTCCCATAAGTTCTATTACCATTCCGTATTCCAGTTCTTTATCTGCTGTAAGGGTTATATTTTTTTCTTTTATGTTTTTCAAAAACGACACTTCAGATTCAAGATTGTTTACATCTATTTTTTTCATGACATTGTCGACTTTCAAAAAATATTCTTTATTTTTATTCAGTAAAATTTCTACTTTCTGCTCTTTTGTGTCTGTTTTTTTCATCTCTGATTCAGGTACATTGATTCCCAGATGACTGTAAGTATTAAATGTAGTAGCTACCATGAAGAATATAAGCATTGTGAAAATAATATCTATCAAATTCAGCATGGATATCTCCGGTCCTCTAGTTCTTCTTCTGTGTCTCATATTTCTCATAGACTTCTCCTTGATTAAAAACCCTAAAAGAATTTTTTATTCCGTTGTTTTTATTCTGCATGCTGTTCGTAAGATACACCGTCATTCTTTCTACTTCCATCAGTACACTGTCTATTCTTCTGTCAAAGAAGTTATATGCAATAAGTGCCGGAATT of Sebaldella sp. S0638 contains these proteins:
- a CDS encoding biopolymer transporter ExbD, producing the protein MRNMRHRRRTRGPEISMLNLIDIIFTMLIFFMVATTFNTYSHLGINVPESEMKKTDTKEQKVEILLNKNKEYFLKVDNVMKKIDVNNLESEVSFLKNIKEKNITLTADKELEYGMVIELMGKLKNAGIKDINLNIQSTGV
- a CDS encoding HugZ family heme oxygenase — translated: MKNSIINHMNEDHMDALMVLVRHHNGKENVNNAKMLDVDNKGMKILVNEAEEVFVPFTKDTELAEVRIELISMLKTARAALGEEKKTVNEAVKFISEFGSVVLGTVNAENNPNVTYAPYLRHEDKNYIYISKIGAHYDNLRSNGKLELLFLEDEAKAKAITARQRVRFNARAVFLERDEKFGEIMDAFEEKAGSTMKVMRDMTDFHLVELVLLEGSFVKGFGQAYTISENGEMEQLTSDKLGRGHENMK
- a CDS encoding TonB-dependent receptor — protein: MFKKIAILSLLAIALLANANEDVVVTGEIRLDENITTTTGFESTVKEQVKNVTVISKDDIEKKGYKNLQEVLSDAPGVTFVDAGGGASIDIRGQGDKAVSKVKVLVDGVMMNLLDTSHGVTPINTIAVSNIERIEIIPGGGAVLYGNGTVGGVVNIITKKPTETGGKIGAEYGSHYDKNANAYLGFKVNDQLYLNFDYSGRDSHGYRDKEEFRNDYWAAGIRYDITDRQTLTFKGSRFTEDGTSVGSLTQAQMDQDRQQSGSSLTDYDETRTEFVLDYGINVLDNLRIDATAYWQEDETKTKQNAKMGSISYTSNGLFDDEKFGINLKGKYNYSRGELIVGYNYLDNDMKRQSHSILASGATMSKTDVDLGKVTNSVYILEKHNILDNLQIIAGFREEWAKYSIDRSDGTYSLNKDDNDSNSAWELALNYLYRGTGNVYARYEHGFLSPTPTQLTNKNPLTGYYLNDLKSETYDTYEIGMKDVVFGSYVSLTGFYTKTKDEISQVFTSGHGVGWEFYNLDETERYGIEAFAEQYFGPVTINESIAYIDAEITSGSKKGQNIPYVSDMKATIGVKYEIIKNLNAGLNFNYYGKAEDAAGKRIDAYSTTDFVVSYDFENGIGIIAGVNNLFNEKYNTYQSTSTSTGVTEYKPADEINYYVGVRYAF
- a CDS encoding ABC transporter substrate-binding protein, whose amino-acid sequence is MYKKRVIMFLIVVLGTLGLISCGKESGTKEEAAKETTVYKKIVVLDPAVVEMLYLLGAEDKIVAVAHSQTTGIWPEDKTKDLPDVGTLAKPSLEKIISFSPDLVVLSIHSTGLAKDLEPHGIKTASFPANSFDDIFNNFLEVAKLIGKEEEAQKIIAEKKGKLEEIKKSEPLNKKGAFIYSSSPMMAFGDKSLPGEVLKLYGVENLTDKVSGERPILTPEYIIDENPDFLLIGLGVNSEDEILVANPQLKDINAVKNKNIIKVNSQALLRGSPRIVDETMNLYEEIKNLK
- a CDS encoding ATP-binding cassette domain-containing protein, with the translated sequence MKHNIRVDKLSFSYNNNSILNDINIDIKKGEFTGILGPNGCGKSTLLKNILRYLQPENGIIEIKDKNIKEYKQKELAKTLGFVPQKSSLSMPLTVEDVIYMGRVAHMKNSWAGFEEKDNKIVNDVIRILKLEKFRNRSAFSLSGGEFQRVLLARALVQEPEILLLDEPTSALDINYALEIMRLTSHFVKEGKLTGVMVLHDLNLAAMYCDNIIFLKDGKVRYTGTPTELFTSEVLEEIYGFKCEIVNNGDYPYVLPHKL
- a CDS encoding iron ABC transporter permease, yielding MHSSTRKIYVILIVLLFMISIFSLSTGSVLIPKTGIVKYFLGMGGDLSESMKTILVNVRLPRILMAVLIGMLLSSSGTVVQTVFQNPLADPYIIGIAASATFGAVLAFVFNLPDIMYGVLAFVTSVVVSLIIFKLSKSGNKSDITTLLIIGIAISSFLGAFTSFAMYLIGENSFKIVTWMMGYLGSASWSKIVILLFPLMVSVFYFFAKRHELDLLLSGDEEAHALGVNVEKLKKRMLIVSSLIVGFSVAFTGMIGFVGLIVPHTMRLLTKSSSNTKLIPLASLGGGVFLLFCDTIGRTIIAPVEVPIGVVTSFFGAPFFLYLAMRSKKGG